A window of Bacteroidota bacterium genomic DNA:
GGAAAGTAACTACAGTGGCAGCTACCGATATCACCTTTACAGACATGAGTACAATCGGACAGGGAGCTATCAGCAAATACGAATGGGAATTGGGTGACCCTCTTAACAGTAAGAGCAGTGCTAAGAACCCATTTTTTGAATACCCTACCGATACCGGTAAATACATCATCACCCAAACCATTACCAGTGACATGGGTTGTGAATCGGTACACATCGACACCTTGACTATCAACCCTGATATCACCGTGTTTGTACCTAACGCGTTTACTCCTAACAAATACGGACCTGAACGTAACAACCGTTTCTACGTAACTGCAGAAGGGTTCTTAGGGTTTGAGATTTATATCTTCAACCGTTGGGGTGAGAAAGTGTACTACTCAACCGATATCAACGAAGGATGGGACGGTCAGTTCAAAGGAGACTTTGCACAACAGGATGTTTACACCTATGTGGTGAATGTTACCAGCTTCTCAGGCAAACAATACAGCTTCTACGGAACTGTTACTTTGTTGCGATAATAAATTTAATCCAAGTATTCTAATCAAATACAAAAGGGCGGCCCGCATAGCAGGCCGCCCTTTTACTTTTATCGGGAAAAGGAGTTACCAGTTGTTTCGTTCTTTTAAAGCAGTAATGTGCCCTAAATGATGGTTACTGTGCCATGCGTACAATCCTACAACCCTTGCCAACGGAACCGTATATTGGTATTGGGGATGGAAATAGGTTCTTTCTAAATCATCCGAAGAAAGCGATTGTAGCAGAACAATCCATCGGGCGTGTAGTGCTTTTAACAAAGTTATAGATACATCAACAGGCATTGATGAGTCGGCTAATTGCGCCCAACGGTCTTCAAAGTAGGGTTTAATAGTAGGGTTGTCTTCAGTTATAGTCAATTTGAAACGGATAAACGCATTCATGTGACTATCAGCAAGGTGGTGAACTACTTGCCTCACTGTCCAGCCGTCGGGGCGGTAAGGAGTATCTAACTGGCTTTCGGTTAACCCTTTAACGGCTTCCTCAAGATGTTGCGGAAGTGTTGCAATGGAGGTTGCCCACTCAGCAATGTGAGCAGTAGTAATAGTCTCAGGGGGTGTATATTTCCCAATAGGGTATTTAAGTTGTTCAATGTCCATTACACAAAAGTAATAGACAGAAAGGTTTACTTACGCTTGATGATAAGTTTCTTGTACGATACAGCCATACCGGTAAACGAGCCGATACCT
This region includes:
- a CDS encoding putative metal-dependent hydrolase, which codes for MDIEQLKYPIGKYTPPETITTAHIAEWATSIATLPQHLEEAVKGLTESQLDTPYRPDGWTVRQVVHHLADSHMNAFIRFKLTITEDNPTIKPYFEDRWAQLADSSMPVDVSITLLKALHARWIVLLQSLSSDDLERTYFHPQYQYTVPLARVVGLYAWHSNHHLGHITALKERNNW
- a CDS encoding T9SS type B sorting domain-containing protein, with amino-acid sequence KVTTVAATDITFTDMSTIGQGAISKYEWELGDPLNSKSSAKNPFFEYPTDTGKYIITQTITSDMGCESVHIDTLTINPDITVFVPNAFTPNKYGPERNNRFYVTAEGFLGFEIYIFNRWGEKVYYSTDINEGWDGQFKGDFAQQDVYTYVVNVTSFSGKQYSFYGTVTLLR